A window of the Podospora bellae-mahoneyi strain CBS 112042 chromosome 6, whole genome shotgun sequence genome harbors these coding sequences:
- a CDS encoding hypothetical protein (EggNog:ENOG503NXMQ; COG:J), whose product MGQLTFTASNGWSAVGGQTCGVYYREQDPCGSSSGSGVAVALGLAARAVEVEVDNGEHHLPAMRGNLVSIKTTSGLVPRDNVIVTRFRGPVGPMTRTVQDAAIML is encoded by the exons ATGGGGCAGCTCACGTTC ACGGCCTCGAACGGCTGGAGTGCTGTCGGGGGGCAGACTTGTGGTGTTTACTATCGCGAACAGGATCCTTGCGGAAGTAGTAGTGGgagtggtgttgctgttgcgctTGGGTTGGCGGCtagggcggtggaggttgaggtag ACAATGGGGAGCATCACCTGCCCGCTATGCGGGGCAATCTTGTGAGCATCAAGACGACTTCGGGGCTTGTTCCTCGGGACAATGTGATTGTCACAAGATTCCGCGGCCCTGTTGGCCCCATGACCCGCACTGTTCAAGATGCTGCGATTATGCTTTAA
- a CDS encoding hypothetical protein (EggNog:ENOG503NXMQ; COG:J), translated as MAKEIERMRDLGGTRGIDAVIDTHKADAIVFPSVCSSDVPGLVGYPVVCVPLGFLPEGTEVERNTKGRFGGASAWHTFIGKPFTEEKLIELAYAFEQHTQIGRQRKPVVVPVADICDILRERRVVWRVWGKLREWFVI; from the exons ATGGCCAAAGAAATCGAGAGAATGAGAGACCTCGGCGGGACAAGGGGGATTGATGCTGTCATTGACACCCACAAGGCCGACGCGATTGTATTCCCATCAGTATGCTCCTCGGATGTACCCGGCCTTGTTGGGTACCCGGTTGTTTGTGTGCCGCTGGGGTTTTTACCCGAGGGGACagaggtggagaggaataCAAAGGGGAGATTTGGTGGAGCAAGCGCCTGGCATACC TTCATTGGGAAGCCGTTCACCGAGGAGAAGTTGATTGAGCTGGCGTATGCTTTCGAGCAACATACTCAGATTGGGAGGCAAAGgaagccggtggtggtgcccgtTGCTGATATTTGTGATATTTTgcgagagaggagggttgtgtggagggtttggggtAAACTACGGGAATGGTTTGTGATATGA
- a CDS encoding hypothetical protein (EggNog:ENOG503P9CW) — protein MSGGFNKYRCKYFLSYNCPNWVFMNGHACGPCLAEGREAMEPAESTGALATWRQPTEVCVPKAFQGTLQYIIMEAVPNATAGSYWTWRQKVLDPRTQMSQININQITTSDTPRPVMTTTGIPMQVRY, from the exons ATGTCTGGCGGATTCAACAAGTACCGATGCAAGTACTTCTTGAGCTACAACTGCCCCAATTGGGTGTTTATGAACGGCCACGCTTGCGGCCCTTGTCTT GCCGAGGGCCGTGAAGCAATGGAGCCTGCGGAGTCCACCGGGGCTCTTGCAACCTGGCGACAGCCCACCGAGGTCTGCGTCCCCAAAGCATTCCAGGGAACGCTCCAATACATCATCATGGAGGCTGTTCCGAATGCCACCGCTGGATCGTACTGGACCTGGCGGCAAAAGGTCTTGGACCCCCGGACTCAAATGAGCCaaatcaacatcaaccaaaTTACGACAAGCGACACCCCGCGGCCTGTCATGACCACGACGGGCATTCCTATGCAGGTGCGATATTAA
- the PRP43 gene encoding DEAH-box ATP-dependent RNA helicase prp43 (COG:A; EggNog:ENOG503NVMW) produces the protein MCLPNKKLRQPCGRYRQGKASANSEITTIPSVLCRISHPISALTPLTFGMADQKGTKRSSVESDAQDSKRIKTDDKPNPYLAHLNMDGANDFKSPLDEMERHNTTALQAAKAEDSDINPWTGKPHSENYFKILKTRRDLPVSKQREEFLELYHKTQILVFVGETGSGKTTQIPQYVLYDEMPHQTGKLIACTQPRRVAAMSVAQRVANELDVELGQEVGYSIRFENRTGPKTLLKYMTDGQLLREAMHDPNMNRYSCIILDEAHERTLATDILMALLKEIAHRRSDLKIIVMSATLDAQKFQSYFSLRKEDPPAPLLAVPGRTHPVEIFYTPEPERDYVEAAVRTVLQIHAIEPEGDILLFLTGEEEIEDACRRISLEVDDMVRESDAGPLAIYPLYGTLPPHQQQKIFDKAPEPFRKGGRPGRKCIVATNIAETSLTIDGIVYVVDPGFSKQKIYNPRSRVESLLVSPISKASAQQRAGRAGRTRPGKCFRLYTEKAFKKELIEQTYPEILRSNLSNTILELKKLGVEDLVHFDFMDPPAPETMMRALEELNYLACLDDDGGLTKLGSLASEFPLDPALAVMLISSPEFYCSNEILSITSLLSVPQIWIRPNNNRKRADEMKAQFAHPDGDHLTLLNAYHAYKGAEQNGEDVKKWCHEHFLSFRHLSSADNVRAQLKRIMETHEIELVSTPFNNKDYYTNIRRALLAGFFMQVAMRESSNSKIYKTVKDDQMVMIHPSTVVSSPYDWVVYNEFVLTTKQYIRTVTNVRPEWLLEIAPVYYDVDTFEKGEIKSALVRLTEKVKRRQAMKGGY, from the exons ATGTGCTTGCCAAACAAAAAGTTGCGGCAGCCTTGTGGACGGTATCGACAGGGCAAGGCAAGCGCAAACAGTGAAATCACCACCATTCCATCTGTCTTGTGCCGAATCTCTCACCCTATTTCTGCACTCACTCCTCTCACCTTCGGAATGGCCGATCAAAAGGGCACGAAGCGATCGAGCGTGGAAAGCGACGCCCAGGACTCGAAGCGCATCAAGACCGACGACAAGCCCAACCCATATCTCGCCCACCTCAACATGGACGGCGCCAACGACTTCAAGTCGCCTCTCGACGAGATGGAGCgtcacaacaccaccgcccttcAGGCCGCGAAGGCTGAGGACTCGGACATCAACCCCTGGACCGGCAAGCCGCACTCGGAGAACTACTTCAAGATCCTCAAGACTCGTCGCGACCTGCCCGTCTCCAAGCAGCGCGAAGAGTTCCTCGAGCTCTACCACAAGACCCAGATTCTCGTCTTCGTCGGTGAGACTGGTTCCGGCAAAACCACACAGATCCCTCAGTATGTTCTTTACGACGAAATGCCACACCAGACCGGCAAGCTCATTGCTTGCACGCAGCCTCGTCGTGTCGCCGCCATGTCGGTCGCCCAGCGTGTCGCAAACGAACTCGATGTTGAACTTGGTCAGGAAGTCGGTTACAGCATCCGTTTCGAGAACAGGACCGGCCCCAAGACTCTCCTCAAGTACATGACGGATGGTCAGCTGCTGCGCGAGGCCATGCACGATCCCAACATGAACCGGTACAGCTGCATCATTCTCGATGAAGCTCACGAACGTACGCTCGCCACCGATATCCTGATGGCCCTCCTCAAGGAGATCGCCCACAGAAGAAGCGACCTGAAGATCATTGTCATGTCTGCCACACTCGATGCGCAAAAGTTCCAGTCCTACTTCAGCTTGCGGAAGGAGGACCCTCCCGCCCCTTTGCTCGCCGTTCCCGGTCGCACACACCCTGTCGAGATCTTTTACACCCCCGAACCCGAGCGAGATTACGTCGAGGCCGCCGTCAGGACAGTTCTTCAGATTCATGCGATTGAGCCCGAGGGTGACATCCTGCTCTTCCTAACGGGTGaagaggagattgaggatgCCTGCCGCCGGATTAgtttggaggtggatgatATGGTCAGAGAATCAGACGCTGGTCCGCTTGCCATCTACCCTCTTTACGGTACTTTgccaccacatcaacaacaaaagatCTTCGACAAGGCTCCCGAGCCATTCCGGAAGGGGGGTCGTCCCGGCCGCAAGTGCATCGTGGCGACCAACATTGCCGAAACCTCGTTGACGATCGACGGTATCGTCTATGTTGTGGACCCTGGGTTCAGCAAGCAAAAGATCTACAACCCTCGCTCTCGTGTGGAATCGCTCTTGGTTTCTCCCATCTCCAAGGCCTCGGCCCAACAGAGAGCCGGTCGTGCCGGTCGTACCAGGCCGGGAAAGTGCTTCCGTCTCTACACCGAGAAGGCCTTTAAGAAAGAGCTTATTGAGCAGACTTATCCTGAAATTCTCCGGTCtaacctctccaacaccatTCTTGAACTCAAGAAGCTTGGTGTCGAAGATTTGGTGCACTTTGACTTCATGGACCCACCAGCCCCTGAGACCATGATGCGCGCCCTCGAGGAACTCAACTACCTTGCCTGTCtcgatgatgacggtggtCTCACTAAGCTTGGGAGCTTGGCGTCTGAGTTCCCCTTGGATCCCGCTCTGGCCGTCATGCTCATCTCTTCTCCCGAGTTCTACTGCTCCAACGAGatcctctccatcacctcgtTGTTGTCGGTACCTCAAATATGGATCcgtcccaacaacaaccgcaaGCGTGCCGACGAGATGAAGGCCCAGTTTGCCCACCCCGACGGCGACCACCTGACGCTTCTCAACGCCTACCACGCCTACAAGGGCGCCGAGCAAAACGGTGAGGACGTCAAGAAGTGGTGCCACGAGCACTTTTTGTCGTTCCGTCACCTGTCCTCTGCTGACAATGTCAGGGCTCAGCTCAAGCGCATCATGGAGACGCACGAGATTGAGCTCGTGTCGACGCCGTTCAACAACAAGGACTATTACACCAACATTCGGCGGGCGCTGCTGGCGGGGTTTTTTATGCAGGTCGCCATGAGGGAGAGCTCGAATAGCAAGATTTACAAGACGGTGAAGGACGACCAGATGGTGATGATTCATCCGAGCACGGTGGTGTCGAGCCCGTATGATTGGGTGGTGTACAATGAGTTTGTGCTCACGACGAAGCAGTATATCCGGACGGTGACGAATGTTAGGCCCGAGTGGCTTCTT GAAATTGCGCCGGTTTATTATGATGTTGATACttttgagaagggggagatcaAGTCTGcgctggtgaggttgacggagaaggtgaagaggaggcagGCTATGAAGGGGGGGTATTGA
- a CDS encoding hypothetical protein (COG:H; BUSCO:EOG09260SAH; EggNog:ENOG503NVXA), protein MSYSGALNPASEDYESRPHYYIGQHDSDRCEVLDDDQYNQVLNSGFNFVTAPITNQHFFRRVVDQHKEFLKERQEWNDRLAPAQRTNPSLPVPIVPTLTDEDTSLYPSHHIGSFITYASPWIDLCSTDPYISGVSRQVLNMEVAYANFCGARTIVIPGPRQDESGRGVAQFARAIQEALLQVTRANLIIHLPMYREPLLEEKCETLSDIFDGSCMDADPKKEIDIFTSWDTWHTIRSVCEYSSRLFLALRIPRRVPEKNLQERWFSEPLHFLTIGQSVFQSNRAGSPTLTKHHQDLINRYMRLKNAPWIILNDVGPNAEDLGAARAIKAIEYPSLAEASKALQERKPKSGLNEYVSYMKDLERQQPPYTAMETPALTSFQDWLQSPLQPLADNLESATYEVFEGDPVKYDQYEAAIKEAMAEWKILKKPSALGTESEPYNPELVCAVAGAGRGPLVTRVLRAAQATNTKIQLWAVEKNQNAFVYLLNKNKREWDGQVTLVKTDMRGWGGPVPRGSSTPCKVDILVTELLGSFGDNELSPECLDGIQNHLFQPSGMSIPHSYTAHLSPISTPRLFADIASRESDPHAFEIPYVVRLFQLDFNAQKVPNHPRFQQAWEFVHPVGVNRADEFAAEYGFGRKYVTPGGGAMYGSNGTNEHNARRCHLTFVCPTRGVTHGLAGYFESTLYESQLEGGGEGKRVEISILPDQIDRKSRDMISWFPIFFPLKKPLYFPQDAELEVSMWRQTDDTKVWYEWLIEVYAWVGPQTRIKVGASEMHSSKKVACLM, encoded by the exons ATGTCGTATTCAGGAGCCCTCAACCCGGCCTCGGAGGACTACGAGTCCCGTCCTCATTACTACATTGGCCAGCACGACTCGGACCGGTGCGAGgtcctcgacgacgaccagTACAACCAGGTTCTTAACAGTGGA TTCAACTTTGTCACTGCCCCAATCACCAACCAGCATTTCTTCCGGAGGGTTGTCGACCAGCACAAGGAATTTCTCAAGGAGAGGCAAGAATGGAACGACCGTCTGGCTCCGGCTCAAAGGACGAACCCGTCTCTGCCAGTACCCATCGTGCCTACACTGACAGATGAGGACACCTCGCTGTACCCAAGCCACCACATCGGCTCCTTCATCACCTATGCCAGCCCATGGATCGACCTTTGCTCCACAGACCCGTACATCTCGGGCGTCTCTCGCCAGGTCCTCAACATGGAGGTCGCCTATGCCAACTTCTGCGGTGCCAGGACCATCGTGATCCCCGGGCCTAGGCAAGATGAGAGCGGCCGTGGTGTTGCTCAGTTTGCCCGTGCGATTCAGGAGGCGTTGCTTCAGGTGACAAGGGCTAACCTGATCATTCACCTGCCCATGTACCGCGAGCCcctgttggaggagaagtgCGAGACGCTCTCGGATATCTTTGACGGGAGCTGTATGGACGCTGACCCCAAGAAAGAGATTGACATCTTCACTTCATGGGACACATGGCACACCATCCGCTCAGTATGCGAGTACTCGAGCAGATTattcctcgccctccgcaTTCCTCGCCGTGTGCCGGAAAAGAACCTCCAGGAGCGGTGGTTCTCGGAGCCATTGCACTTCTTGACCATCGGCCAGTCCGTCTTTCAGTCCAACCGAGCCGGCAgcccaaccctcaccaagcaccaccaagatCTCATCAACCGTTACATGCGTCTCAAGAACGCCCCCTGGATCATCCTGAATGACGTCGGCCCCAACGCCGAAGACCTCGGCGCCGCCCGTGCCATCAAAGCGATCGAGtacccctccctcgccgaagCAAGCAAAGCCCTCCAGGAACGCAAGCCCAAGTCGGGCCTGAACGAGTACGTCTCGTACATGAAGGACCTCGAgcgccaacaacccccctacACGGCCATGGAAACCCCAGCCTTGACTAGTTTCCAAGACTGGCTCCAGtcccccctccagcccctcGCCGACAACCTCGAGTCAGCCACCTACGAGGTCTTCGAGGGCGACCCGGTCAAATACGACCAGTACgaagccgccatcaaggaagCCATGGCCGAGTGGAAGATCCTCAAGAAGCCCTCGGCCCTCGGGACAGAGAGCGAGCCTTACAACCCAGAACTCGTCTGCGCTgtcgccggcgccggccGTGGGCCTCTTGTTACTCGTGTCCTCCGCGCAGCACAGgcaaccaacaccaagatcCAACTCTGGGCCGTGGAGAAGAACCAGAACGCGTTTGTCTACCTCTTGAACAAGAACAAGCGGGAGTGGGACGGGCAGGTGACGCTCGTCAAGACAGACATGCGCGGCTGGGGCGGGCCGGTTCCCCGGGGGTCGTCTACGCCGTGCAAAGTTGACATACTGGTGACGGAGCTCCTTGGTTCGTTTGGAGACAATGAGCTGTCGCCTGAATGTCTGGATGGCATCCAGAACCATCTCTTTCAACCGAGCGGGATGTCTATCCCTCACAGCTACACCGCCCACCTCTCCCCGATCTCCACCCCGAGGCTGTTTGCTGACATCGCCTCCCGCGAGTCAGACCCGCACGCGTTTGAGATCCCTTATGTTGTTAGGTTGTTTCAGCTGGATTTCAACGCGCAAAAGGTCCCTAATCACCCGAGGTTTCAGCAGGCATGGGAGTTTGTTCATCCTGTTGGTGTCAACAGGGCGGACGAGTTTGCTGCTGAAtatgggtttgggaggaagTATGTCACTCCCGGCGGGGGGGCGATGTATGGGAGTAATGGGACGAACGAGCATAATGCCAGGCGCTGTCACTTGACGTTTGTTTGCCCTACGCGGGGTGTTACTCACGGGTTGGCGGGGTATTTTGAGTCGACGCTTTATGAGAGCcagttggagggggggggagaggggaaaagggtgGAGATTAGCATCTTGCCTGATCAGATCGATAGGAAGAGTAGGGATATGATTAGTTGGTTCCCCATCTTTTTTCCGCTCAAG AAACCGCTGTACTTTCCTCAGGACGCCGAGTTGGAGGTTAGCATGTGGAGGCAGACGGACGACACAAAGGTTTGGTATGAGTGGCTGATCGAGGTGTACGCCTGGGTTGGGCCGCAGACGAGGATCAAGGTGGGGGCGAGCGAGATGCATAGTAGTAAGAAGGTTGCTTGTTTGATGTAG
- a CDS encoding hypothetical protein (EggNog:ENOG503P5AF; COG:A): MSSFVPVNPRPFLQDLVNKDVIVRLKWNETEYKGRLVSIDSYMNIQLANTEEFIEQKFTGTLGQVLIRCNNVLYVRGAEGGDKGGDTKMEE, encoded by the exons atgTCCTCCTTCGTCCCCGTCAACCCCCGGCCCTTCCTCCAAGACCTCGTCAACAAGGACGTGATCGTCCGCCTAAAGTGGAACGAGACAGAGTACAAGGGGAGATTAGTC agCATCGACTCCTACATGAACATCCAGCTCGCCAACACGGAGGAGTTCATTGAGCAAAAGTTCACGGGCACCCTCGGCCAGGTCCTGATCCGGTGTAATAATGTGCTTTATGTAAGGGGTGCTGAGGGGGGGGACAAAGGGGGGGATacgaagatggaggagtgA
- a CDS encoding hypothetical protein (EggNog:ENOG503PDYT) codes for MAAIGPLTTTFSAPSSCATVLSNFYEVFEGDKESSYVQGPLFPTHKDCFPSGYDPEPTKYYSPGFCPQEYTAACSSIRTSSTVTETAIACCPNYGVEYTCATESKPESGCTTVWQGGAGELKPIVIKNSTIASTATVTLRGGAISAYAVQIRFQASDLSNAVSPSRTATIPPATNVLLPPDNTSSSSTGLSSTAIIGIAVGGGLGFFIIFSSLCLWCYMRRRRKQYAPQQKPPQPGSGAPSRYSTRSHPHHTFYDDTNSQHTAPTPSYRSQRSHRSSSRMHHNTIPEHAEAPPVPPKEKSVSYRAIPPPYELSEEPSPRLGGGYGKRSQSLLHSPGSVRTYESKRSHGRGDSGVMYGVGIQVPIGTRAPAELEAEVPVERERAASPESGMTGWTGVTQATGSSGGLTDTRLGRGAASPLGWL; via the exons ATGGCGGCCATCGGTCCGTTGACCACGACCTTCTCGGCTCCGTCGAGTTGTGCGACGGTTCTTTCCAACTTTTACgaggtttttgagggggaTAAGGAGTCGAGTTATGTTCAGGGGCCGCTATTCCCAACACATAAAGACTGTTTCCCGAGTGGTTATGATCCAGAACCGACAAAATACTACTCGCCTGGGTTCTGCCCGCAGGAGTATACAGCTGCATGCTCGAGTATTCGCACATCAAGCACCGTGACGGAAACCGCCATTGCCTGCTGTCCAAA CTATGGTGTCGAATACACCTGCGCAACCGAATCAAAGCCGGAATCAGGATGCACCACGGTCTGGCaaggcggcgccggcgaaCTCAAGCCAATCGTCATCAAAaactccaccatcgccagcacTGCAACCGTCACTCTCAGAGGAGGCGCGATATCGGCCTATGCAGTTCAGATCCGCTTCCAAGCCTCTGATCTCTCC AACGCCGTCAGCCCCTCCCGAACAGCAACCATCCCCCCCGCAACcaacgtcctcctccccccagacaacaccagctcctcgtccaccgGCCTAAGCTCGACAGCTATAATCGGCATCGccgtcggcggcggcctgGGGTTTTTCATCATTTTTTCCTCGCTATGTCTCTGGTGCTACATGCGCCGTCGCAGGAAACAATACGCCCCCCAACAaaaacctccccaacccggAAGCGGCGCCCCTTCACGCTACAGCACccgctcccacccccaccataCCTTCTACGACGACACAAACAGTCAACACACagccccaacaccatcctaCCGCTCCCAACGCTCCCATCGATCCTCCTCCCGAATGCACCACAACACCATTCCCGAGCACGCCGAAGCACCCCCCGTCCCTCCCAAAGAAAAATCGGTTTCTTACCGTGCCATCCCGCCACCGTACGAGCTATCGGAGGAGCCTTCCCCAAGGCTGGGTGGTGGGTACGGGAAGAGAAGCCAGAGCTTGCTGCACAGTCCGGGCAGTGTGAGGACGTATGAAAGTAAAAGGAGccatgggaggggggatagcGGGGTGATGTACGGGGTGGGGATTCAAGTTCCCATCGGGACGAGGGCGCCggccgagctggaggcggaggtgccGGTTGAGAGGGAAAGGGCGGCGAGTCCGGAGAGTGGGATGACCGGGTGGACGGGGGTCACGCAGGCTACGGGGAGTAGTGGCGGGTTGACGGATacgaggctggggaggggggcggcgAGTCcgttggggtggttgtga
- a CDS encoding hypothetical protein (COG:S; EggNog:ENOG503P0Z1): MAPLSSSTVLVAALLATTTLAQSNVRVWSSVAWILYGDRTPLLSDNPTLTPLGAQQLKAQGAALRTRYLWKSSPDDDDDDDIDSNGLDDIAPIHGIEQYTINNRQLRAMSTTDTYNIASAMAFFQGLYPPTTIKPSNSTGGAIAATLANGTTMTYPLDGYQYPQIQTLSRLFNPDSIYLDGSSHCPSFLQSMASFPSEETPSSNLSTSSSFYASLYPRIFNSSSLPLDQLDFLQAYNIYDYAAYHHLHNPLLSPLFAEGELPRLRSLASSEIRSRHGNLSLPIRTIAGRTLASYTKSLLVDNIRSAGFTSKLNLLFSSFEPFVAFFALSRLDAGASRELFRELPYPGAVMLFELFSTVNTTKGRDGEEEYPEVKDLKVRFLYRNSSASEARLRVYSLFETGVNYPTLEFLDFERKMGGVGVKGDRKGGDQDVEYGGRGQKKGRVGSWELRNGKKVVEGVGEGVEETGTGARVEVPDRSHLRAVGGRWEEDDDDRLSLYGREPVKAREF, encoded by the exons ATggcccccctctcttcctcgacgGTCCTCGTCGCCGCTCTCCTGGCAACAACCACCCTTGCGCAATCCAACGTGCGAGTCTGGTCCTCCGTCGCTTGGATCCTCTACGGCGACCGCACCCCTTTGCTGTCAgacaacccaaccctcacccccctcggcgCGCAACAGCTCAAAGCCCAAGGCGCCGCCCTGCGAACCCGTTACCTTTGGAAATCCTCCcctgacgacgacgacgacgatgacatCGATAGTAACGGCCTCGACGACATCGCCCCCATCCACGGAATAGAGCAAtacaccatcaacaaccgccaGCTCAGAGCCATGTCCACCACCGACACCTACAACATCGCCTCGGCCATGGCCTTCTTCCAAGGCCTCtacccccccaccaccatcaaaccATCCAACTCCACCGGCGGTgccatcgccgccacccTAGCAAACGGAACAACAATGACCTACCCCCTCGACGGCTACCAATACCCCCAAATCCAaaccctctcccgcctcttCAACCCAGACTCCATCTACCTCGACGGCTCCTCCCACTGCCCTTCCTTTTTGCAGTCCATGGCCAGTTTTCCAAGCGAAGAAACCCCCTcgtccaacctctccacctcgtcctccttttACGCAAGCCTCTACCCCCGCATCTTCAACTCTTCCTCCCTGCCCTTGGACCAGCTCGACTTTCTACAGGCCTACAACATCTACGACTACGCCgcctaccaccacctccacaacccgTTGCTATCTCCCCTTTTTGCCGAAGGTGAACTCCCCCGCCTCCGCTCCCTGGCCTCGAGCGAAATCCGCTCCCGCCACGggaacctctccctccccatcaggACCATCGCCGGGCGCACCTTGGCAAGCTACACAAAATCCCTGCTGGTAGACAACATCCGTTCGGCGGGTTTCACCAGcaagctcaacctcctcttttCGTCATTCGAGCCCTTTGTTGCGTTTTTTGCGCTGTCGAGGCTGGATGCAGGCGCGAGCAGGGAGCTGTTTCGTGAGCTCCCTTACCCGGGGGCGGTGATGCTTTTTGAGCTCTTCAGCACGGTGAATACGAccaaggggagggatggggaggaggagtaccCCGAGGTTAAGGACCTGAAGGTGAGGTTTCTGTATAGGAATTCCAGTGCGAGcgaggcgaggttgagggtttATAGTTTGTTTGAGACCGGGGTGAACTACCCGACTTTGGAGTTTTTGGATTttgagaggaagatggggggggtgggggtcaag GGGGATAGGAAGGGTGGGGATCAGGATGTGGAGTACGGCGGACGggggcagaagaaggggagggtggggagttgggagttgaggaatgggaagaaggtggtggagggggttggtgagggggtggaggaaacggggacgggggcgagggtggaggtgcctGATCGGAGTCATTTACGGGCtgtgggggggagatgggaagaggatgatgatgatcggTTGAGTTTGTATGGGCGGGAGCCGGTGAAGGCGCGGGAGTTTTAG
- a CDS encoding hypothetical protein (EggNog:ENOG503P638) has product MHLKFPILRYLVQDPIIMINFLLTLVLLTTVMAINIGHPPTIPHITHTPRAVDNTTDVNNASIDKFLFRPRPVQCGEANLLLVGIPPYHPIVKAGGFDPKMIEAILANDTNLLVNSGYNVRMVLFGPEQPLSVLEAQFADIDCWDGTGVGFGERGTTDVGLTERFEDTIHYFRKRAPNGPIMFNSSPTTFLPTLKRHFPIAGGADCAKERKPGKLLVSWTGVDDDL; this is encoded by the coding sequence ATGCACCTGAAGTTTCCAATCCTTCGCTATTTGGTCCAAGACCCAATCATCATgatcaacttcctcctcaccctggTCCTCCTGACCACAGTCATGGCCATCAACATCGGCCACCCCCCGACCATCCCCCACATCACCCATACCCCCCGCGCCGtggacaacaccaccgatgTCAACAACGCCAGCATCGATAAATTCCTCTTCCGCCCCCGCCCCGTCCAATGCGGCgaagccaacctcctcctggtCGGCATCCCCCCTTACCACCCCATCGTCAAAGCCGGCGGATTCGACCCCAAAATGATCGAAGCCATCCTCGCAAACGACACCAATCTTCTCGTCAACTCCGGCTACAACGTCCGTATGGTCCTCTTTGGTCCCGAGCAGCCTCTTTCCGTGCTGGAGGCGCAATTCGCGGATATTGACTGCTGGGATGGCACCGGAGTTGGCTTCGGGGAGCGCGGGACTACGGATGTGGGTCTGACAGAGAGGTTCGAGGATACCATTCACTACTTCCGCAAGAGAGCTCCCAACGGGCCGATCATGTTTAATTCTTCTCCTACAACGTTTTTGCCGACGCTCAAGAGACATTTCCCTATTGCGGGGGGAGCGGATTGTGccaaggagaggaagccgGGGAAGCTTTTGGTGAGTTGGACgggagttgatgatgatttgtGA